A section of the Myxococcus virescens genome encodes:
- a CDS encoding ADYC domain-containing protein, translating to MTLRLRMLPPCLALYLLAACAPPVDETDTALTQQTFAGDEDDPDSHSQGTQLHATPVRTVMYDEALVQHDGALRVATLKLMRGEIVANMPLSVDGTTPSLMFCAGGAPANETRGCGFIVDGQGVCSPGKAVALMGGDSGSLRNRCTGAPVVRVCAGEAPCEHQGPGYLASANSSFSLNNCPAVTFTCPSSGVYTALAGPGTPNTTWVMQLTSRSSTYPTTRKVLRGEELIGARLRQPSTGPALVVEDVINGNALPNTEGSGMWEPSGHTFLYQVRYTTASVPLCPTGANWAVPVKGLFDLQGTRYESPRGFTLGCDAGVIAKCYRWGYQPWLDGATPGPVTEAHWSCTRMARADYCGQGTSFTLDGTRIRPWDALTPAIISAPSPDSSSNDLTFEAGWNTAGPACLSHLRWKHLTAPCVPLNPPIYDANGNIVNDCRDPNTPYAPGKCAEICDDADQAARYYGSRVFNQSAINTP from the coding sequence GTGACGCTCCGCCTCCGCATGCTCCCGCCCTGTCTCGCCCTCTACCTGCTCGCCGCCTGCGCGCCCCCCGTGGACGAAACGGACACGGCGCTGACCCAGCAAACCTTCGCGGGTGACGAGGACGACCCCGACTCCCACTCCCAAGGCACCCAGCTCCACGCAACGCCCGTGCGCACCGTGATGTACGACGAAGCGCTCGTGCAGCACGACGGTGCGCTCCGGGTCGCCACCCTGAAACTGATGCGCGGGGAAATCGTGGCCAACATGCCCCTCTCCGTGGATGGCACCACGCCGAGCCTGATGTTTTGCGCCGGGGGGGCGCCCGCGAACGAGACGCGCGGCTGTGGCTTCATCGTGGACGGGCAAGGCGTCTGTTCGCCAGGAAAGGCCGTCGCGCTCATGGGAGGCGACAGCGGCTCCCTTCGAAACCGGTGTACGGGAGCCCCTGTGGTCCGCGTCTGCGCGGGCGAAGCCCCGTGCGAGCACCAGGGGCCGGGCTATCTCGCCTCCGCCAACAGCAGCTTCTCCCTCAACAACTGCCCCGCCGTCACGTTCACCTGTCCCTCCAGCGGCGTGTACACCGCGCTCGCGGGGCCGGGCACGCCCAACACCACCTGGGTGATGCAGCTGACGAGCCGGTCGAGCACCTACCCCACGACACGCAAGGTCCTCCGAGGCGAGGAGCTGATTGGCGCGCGGCTCCGTCAGCCGTCCACGGGCCCCGCCCTGGTGGTCGAGGACGTCATCAACGGGAACGCGCTCCCCAACACCGAAGGCTCCGGCATGTGGGAGCCGAGCGGGCACACCTTCCTCTACCAGGTGCGCTACACGACGGCGTCCGTGCCCCTGTGCCCGACTGGGGCGAACTGGGCCGTGCCCGTGAAGGGACTCTTCGACCTGCAGGGCACCCGGTACGAGAGCCCCCGGGGCTTCACGCTGGGCTGCGACGCGGGCGTCATCGCCAAGTGCTACCGCTGGGGCTACCAGCCGTGGCTGGACGGCGCGACGCCCGGGCCCGTCACCGAGGCGCACTGGTCCTGCACCCGCATGGCGCGCGCCGACTACTGTGGCCAGGGAACGTCCTTCACCCTGGACGGCACCCGCATCCGTCCCTGGGACGCCCTGACGCCGGCCATCATCTCCGCGCCCTCGCCGGACTCCAGCTCGAATGACCTGACCTTCGAGGCAGGTTGGAACACCGCGGGCCCCGCGTGCCTCAGCCACCTGCGCTGGAAGCACCTGACCGCGCCCTGCGTGCCGCTCAATCCCCCCATCTATGATGCGAACGGCAACATCGTGAACGACTGCAGGGACCCGAACACGCCCTACGCCCCGGGCAAGTGCGCGGAGATTTGCGACGACGCAGACCAGGCGGCCCGGTACTACGGCAGCCGCGTCTTCAATCAATCCGCCATCAACACGCCCTGA
- a CDS encoding MerR family transcriptional regulator, whose amino-acid sequence MAERTYRINIAAELAGVRVELIRAWERRYGVLTPRRTPAGYRAYTDRDVAVLKQLKRLTDEGVAISEAAKLLPQLMEGLEAAAAGRGASPDARLHAETWRESVLAAAQAYDQPRVSDVLDEVLAALPPLKAFDEVLAPLLCDVGERWESGTLTVAQEHLVSQMVRARLVSLLHAAPLGRHRHGVLACFPEEEHEMGLLGAALRLRHLGVRVTLLGQRVPVEDLGRAVLALRPDFVGLSTVASRSAEAFEDTLTRLRQALPRGLPVWVGGAAARSHQAVCERLAVHVFQGEEDWDRLAGT is encoded by the coding sequence ATGGCTGAGCGCACCTATCGAATCAACATCGCCGCGGAGTTGGCAGGAGTCCGGGTGGAGCTCATCCGGGCCTGGGAGCGCCGCTACGGCGTGCTCACGCCGCGCCGCACCCCCGCGGGCTACCGCGCCTATACGGACCGGGACGTGGCGGTGCTCAAGCAGCTCAAGCGGTTGACCGACGAAGGCGTGGCCATCAGCGAGGCGGCGAAGCTGCTGCCTCAGTTGATGGAGGGGCTGGAGGCGGCAGCCGCGGGGCGGGGTGCCAGCCCCGATGCGCGGCTTCATGCGGAGACGTGGCGGGAGTCCGTGCTCGCCGCCGCCCAGGCGTATGACCAGCCGCGCGTGTCGGACGTGCTCGACGAGGTGCTGGCCGCGCTGCCCCCGCTCAAGGCCTTCGATGAGGTGCTGGCGCCCCTGCTCTGCGACGTGGGCGAGCGCTGGGAGTCGGGCACGCTGACGGTGGCGCAGGAGCACCTGGTGTCGCAGATGGTGCGGGCGCGGCTGGTGAGCCTGCTGCACGCGGCGCCCCTGGGGCGGCACCGGCATGGCGTCCTGGCGTGCTTTCCGGAAGAGGAGCACGAGATGGGCCTGCTGGGAGCGGCGCTGCGGTTGCGGCACCTGGGCGTGCGGGTGACGCTGCTGGGGCAGCGCGTTCCCGTGGAGGACCTGGGCCGCGCGGTACTGGCGCTGCGGCCCGACTTCGTGGGGCTGTCCACGGTGGCCAGCCGGAGCGCCGAGGCCTTCGAGGACACCCTGACGCGTTTGAGGCAGGCGCTGCCCAGGGGGCTGCCCGTCTGGGTGGGCGGCGCCGCCGCGCGCTCGCACCAGGCCGTGTGCGAGCGGTTGGCGGTGCACGTCTTCCAGGGTGAGGAGGACTGGGACCGCCTCGCGGGGACGTGA
- a CDS encoding MerR family transcriptional regulator has product MTLRIRTIARMTGIREATLRAWERRYGFPRPLRSEGNNYRVYSREEVEAVRRVARLIQEEGLSVSEAIAQVKMEPPREQPEAERLSERFWSSVGALEGDEVTRVLDDAQTVMDVEAYCDGFLLPLLREMGVRLDVAREHLASALIRQRLRQVYDALSPAPAGPRALLACPAGDHHEGGLLVLGIHLKRKGWRVTMLGADTPAAALQGACVQVRPDVVALSFVRARAPEEFASVLEGALRACAPFPVVVGGRGAREHLKAIFSLGAQYAESSEELVAIWNQVRNAQNRP; this is encoded by the coding sequence ATGACGTTGCGCATCCGCACCATCGCGCGCATGACGGGCATCCGCGAGGCGACGCTGCGCGCCTGGGAGCGGCGCTACGGTTTCCCGCGTCCGCTGCGAAGCGAAGGCAACAACTACCGCGTCTATTCGCGCGAGGAGGTGGAGGCCGTCCGCCGTGTGGCCCGGCTCATCCAGGAGGAAGGCCTGTCGGTGAGCGAGGCCATCGCCCAGGTGAAGATGGAGCCGCCGCGCGAGCAGCCCGAAGCCGAGCGCTTGAGCGAGCGCTTCTGGTCCTCCGTGGGGGCCCTGGAAGGGGACGAGGTGACGCGCGTGCTGGATGACGCGCAGACCGTCATGGACGTGGAGGCCTACTGTGACGGCTTCCTGCTGCCCCTGCTGCGGGAGATGGGCGTACGGCTGGACGTCGCGCGGGAGCACCTGGCCTCCGCCCTCATCCGCCAGCGTCTGCGGCAGGTGTATGACGCTCTGTCCCCCGCGCCTGCCGGCCCCCGTGCCCTGCTCGCCTGTCCGGCGGGGGACCACCACGAAGGCGGCCTGCTGGTGCTGGGCATCCACCTCAAGCGCAAGGGGTGGCGGGTGACGATGCTGGGCGCGGACACCCCGGCGGCGGCGCTGCAGGGGGCTTGCGTGCAGGTGCGGCCGGACGTGGTGGCGCTGTCCTTCGTGCGCGCCCGTGCGCCGGAGGAGTTCGCGTCCGTCCTGGAAGGCGCGCTCCGGGCCTGCGCGCCCTTTCCCGTGGTCGTCGGCGGGCGGGGGGCTCGCGAGCACCTGAAGGCCATTTTCTCGCTCGGCGCGCAGTACGCGGAGTCGTCGGAAGAGCTGGTGGCCATCTGGAACCAGGTGCGCAACGCTCAGAATCGCCCGTAG
- a CDS encoding lysophospholipid acyltransferase family protein — MIHAAKGGPLGWAWDRYIGWKFRSAFRGLWVRGALPPGGPGRLVYLNHSNWWDGFVLNQLCQTAGWDGYCLMDEENLRRYRFLTRIGAFSIRRKDATSPVASLRYAKELLRKPRAVVFVFPEGEHRPFGVLPLRLERGVELLARVSKVECLPIAVRYGFFEHERPDVLLEVGTPHPPGDMSVFQEGLETVVRRLAAVTSMEGFTRRVSGARGVAERWDAARGLAS, encoded by the coding sequence GTGATTCACGCGGCGAAAGGCGGTCCGCTGGGCTGGGCGTGGGACCGGTACATCGGATGGAAGTTCCGCTCGGCGTTCCGGGGATTGTGGGTGCGTGGGGCGCTTCCGCCGGGAGGGCCGGGCCGGCTGGTGTACCTGAACCACTCCAACTGGTGGGACGGCTTCGTGCTCAACCAGCTCTGCCAGACGGCGGGTTGGGACGGCTACTGCCTCATGGATGAGGAGAACCTGCGCCGCTACCGCTTCCTCACGCGCATTGGCGCCTTCAGCATCCGGCGCAAGGACGCGACGTCGCCGGTGGCGTCGCTGCGCTACGCGAAGGAGTTGCTGCGCAAGCCCCGCGCGGTGGTGTTCGTCTTTCCGGAGGGCGAGCACCGCCCCTTCGGCGTGCTCCCACTGCGACTGGAGCGGGGCGTGGAGCTGCTGGCGCGGGTGTCGAAGGTGGAGTGCCTGCCCATCGCGGTGCGCTACGGCTTCTTTGAACACGAGCGTCCAGACGTGCTGCTGGAGGTGGGCACCCCGCATCCGCCCGGTGACATGTCCGTCTTCCAGGAGGGATTGGAGACGGTGGTGCGGCGGCTGGCGGCGGTGACGTCCATGGAGGGCTTCACGCGCAGGGTGTCCGGTGCGCGAGGCGTGGCGGAGCGCTGGGACGCGGCCCGGGGGCTGGCGTCATGA
- a CDS encoding lycopene cyclase domain-containing protein, with amino-acid sequence MMETKWAYLIHLLGWTLPVIAFQLVVLVRHYKERSGAVLKAVLPPAFIMGLYLSIADHLAISTGIWNFGEGKHLGVYLGVVPLEEVVFFLMTSVLVSLGLALFTGLVALLGEARAS; translated from the coding sequence ATGATGGAGACGAAGTGGGCATACCTCATCCACCTGTTGGGCTGGACGCTGCCGGTCATCGCCTTCCAGTTGGTGGTGCTGGTGCGCCACTACAAGGAGCGCTCTGGCGCGGTGCTCAAGGCGGTGCTGCCGCCGGCCTTCATCATGGGGCTGTACCTGTCCATCGCGGACCACCTGGCCATCTCCACCGGCATCTGGAACTTCGGTGAAGGCAAGCACCTGGGCGTGTACCTGGGCGTGGTGCCGCTGGAAGAGGTGGTCTTCTTCCTGATGACCAGCGTGTTGGTGTCGCTGGGCCTGGCGCTGTTCACCGGGTTGGTGGCGCTGCTGGGGGAGGCCCGGGCGTCGTGA
- a CDS encoding lycopene cyclase domain-containing protein, with amino-acid sequence MTYARFLGLFVVVPILFLAWRYRRTFTARSLAPMGLLLIVVYAATSPWDNLAVKWGLWGFDPERIWGIKLGYLPLEEYLFFGLQTLLVGLWAQARLARALAPDAQATRPAAETGARADGALTAREVAP; translated from the coding sequence ATGACGTACGCGCGATTCCTCGGGCTGTTCGTGGTGGTGCCCATTCTCTTCCTGGCGTGGCGCTACCGCCGCACCTTCACGGCCAGGAGCCTGGCGCCCATGGGGCTCCTGCTCATCGTCGTGTACGCGGCGACGTCGCCCTGGGACAACCTGGCGGTGAAGTGGGGCTTGTGGGGCTTCGACCCCGAGCGCATCTGGGGCATCAAGCTGGGGTACCTGCCTCTGGAGGAGTACCTCTTCTTCGGCCTGCAGACGCTGCTGGTGGGGCTGTGGGCCCAGGCCCGGCTGGCGCGTGCGCTGGCGCCGGATGCCCAGGCGACTCGGCCCGCGGCGGAGACGGGGGCGCGCGCTGACGGCGCGCTGACGGCTCGGGAGGTGGCGCCATGA
- a CDS encoding glycosyltransferase family 2 protein gives MSALVLASLAWCAVATGFSAVACVRLSRARAGAAPRPGALPPVLLLRPVDAPTPRELENLAQSIDYAGPLEQVVVSPYRPRLAPGVRWLPSDPLTPNRKVGHLLYALDVLPVGDRVVLSVDADVAVTGALVEGLAVPVAAGAALSTAAPLPVGPRDGASRAMAGLLRYTHHSFRALDAMSAGAKAVCGKALGLSPVAVESLRRLADHIGEDLELARRLHAQGLDVVLSRAPAVVPLDAEVPWAAPLSRFTRWMQVLASHRPALYPTVPLLFTPTLPLTVLAAALGSPVLAGSVVGLVAVRTLLALRLAGLHAPAADAGRAYAVTDWLLGEALLLAAFLRSLWRQGTVTWRGQTYAVRPGGRMIRVAPELSGGPG, from the coding sequence ATGAGCGCGCTCGTCCTCGCATCCCTGGCGTGGTGCGCCGTGGCCACGGGCTTCAGCGCGGTGGCGTGCGTGCGTCTGTCGCGCGCACGGGCGGGCGCCGCTCCCCGGCCCGGCGCGCTGCCGCCCGTGTTGCTGCTGCGCCCGGTGGACGCGCCCACGCCTCGAGAGCTGGAGAATCTGGCACAGTCCATCGACTACGCCGGGCCGTTGGAGCAGGTGGTGGTGTCGCCCTACCGTCCCCGGCTCGCCCCGGGCGTGCGGTGGCTTCCCAGCGATCCGCTGACGCCCAACCGGAAGGTGGGACACCTGCTCTATGCGCTGGACGTGTTGCCCGTGGGCGACCGGGTGGTGCTGTCGGTGGACGCGGACGTGGCGGTGACGGGCGCGCTGGTGGAAGGCCTGGCCGTGCCAGTGGCCGCGGGCGCCGCGCTGAGCACCGCGGCGCCGCTGCCAGTCGGGCCTCGGGACGGCGCGAGCCGGGCCATGGCGGGCCTCCTGCGTTACACCCACCACAGCTTCCGGGCCCTGGATGCGATGAGCGCGGGGGCCAAGGCCGTGTGTGGCAAGGCTTTGGGCTTGTCTCCCGTGGCCGTGGAGTCGCTGCGGCGGCTCGCGGACCACATCGGCGAGGACCTGGAGCTGGCCAGGCGTCTTCACGCCCAGGGACTGGACGTGGTGCTGAGTCGCGCCCCGGCGGTGGTTCCCCTGGACGCCGAGGTGCCCTGGGCGGCGCCCCTGTCGCGCTTCACGCGCTGGATGCAGGTGCTGGCCAGTCACCGGCCCGCGCTGTATCCCACGGTGCCGCTGCTCTTCACGCCGACGCTGCCGCTGACGGTGCTGGCCGCGGCGCTGGGGTCGCCCGTGTTGGCGGGCTCGGTGGTGGGATTGGTGGCCGTGCGGACCTTGCTGGCGCTGCGGTTGGCCGGGCTCCACGCGCCGGCGGCGGACGCGGGGAGGGCCTACGCGGTGACGGACTGGTTGTTGGGCGAAGCGCTCTTGCTGGCGGCCTTCCTGCGCTCGCTGTGGCGGCAGGGCACGGTGACGTGGCGAGGGCAGACCTATGCGGTGCGACCCGGAGGCCGAATGATACGGGTGGCTCCGGAGCTGAGTGGAGGACCCGGATGA
- a CDS encoding carotenoid 1,2-hydratase — MMCLAKLPALPDAAGTYRWFYADVTAGPYSAVCIFMLGSLFSPRYSVAARRGGRPLEHSAVNFALYHAGVRRLWVLSEYARAELDAPGRLRIGRSTLSYEGDGTVRMAVDDGTAPWGRPVRASLTLEPMTPVGEVVQLMPGLPHYWQALAPRSQARLEVSSLGIEARGLGYHDTNHGGELLGARLSGWHWARTHREDETVVDYHLPEGVAPLRVVAGARGVRCERGPALVEARPTHITGWGLRVPSRLHAGNVVVGQPKLLESSPFYARLEARQGPLDSLGEVADFRRFHSPFIRWMAHFRTRMGRAA; from the coding sequence ATGATGTGCCTGGCGAAACTCCCCGCCCTGCCAGACGCGGCGGGCACCTACCGCTGGTTCTATGCGGACGTCACCGCGGGGCCCTACAGCGCGGTGTGCATCTTCATGCTGGGCTCGCTGTTCTCGCCCCGGTACTCGGTGGCGGCGCGGCGGGGCGGACGGCCGCTGGAGCACAGCGCGGTGAACTTCGCGCTGTACCACGCGGGTGTGCGGCGGCTGTGGGTCCTCAGCGAGTACGCGCGCGCGGAGTTGGATGCTCCGGGCCGGCTGCGCATCGGTCGCTCCACGCTGTCGTATGAGGGGGACGGCACGGTGCGGATGGCCGTGGACGACGGGACGGCGCCGTGGGGCCGGCCCGTGCGCGCGAGCCTGACGCTGGAGCCGATGACGCCCGTGGGCGAGGTGGTGCAGCTCATGCCGGGGCTGCCGCACTACTGGCAGGCGCTGGCGCCTCGTTCGCAGGCCCGGCTGGAGGTGTCCTCGCTGGGCATCGAGGCGCGCGGCCTGGGCTACCACGACACCAACCACGGCGGAGAGCTGCTGGGCGCGCGGTTGTCGGGGTGGCACTGGGCTCGCACGCACCGCGAGGACGAGACGGTGGTGGACTACCACCTGCCTGAAGGTGTCGCGCCGCTGCGAGTGGTGGCGGGCGCGCGCGGAGTGCGCTGCGAACGGGGCCCCGCGTTGGTGGAGGCGCGGCCCACCCACATCACCGGCTGGGGCCTGCGCGTGCCGTCACGCCTGCACGCGGGCAACGTGGTGGTGGGACAGCCGAAGCTGCTGGAGTCGTCGCCCTTCTACGCGCGGCTGGAGGCGCGCCAGGGGCCTCTGGACTCCCTGGGCGAGGTGGCGGACTTCCGTCGCTTCCACTCGCCCTTCATCCGCTGGATGGCGCACTTCCGCACGCGCATGGGACGGGCGGCATGA
- a CDS encoding phytoene desaturase family protein: protein MKRTRVAVVGGGIGGLTAAGLLAKDGHEVTLFERGASLGGKAQAVTVNGITLDTGPTLLTLPHLVRGTFQQLGAEDLLPRFTELEPQCAYRFEDGCDFTAYKDVERMAESAAGVRPGERDGIRGFYTEAAAIWRAAGEPYLEAPFEGMAGFMTRVAKRGVGAVMAGMKMGTLHELAARHFKTDHLRQYVGRFATYTGASPYEASAAFALIPHIEHAYGVHHVRGGIGALVEALGQAVRRLGVRIHLDTRARFERTREGYQVGPEEGTERFDSVVVNADPLERLARAEEPLALSGFVLLLEVEGRMALPHHTVLFGGDYRREFDELFGGQLASDPTVYFCNPSATDESMVPPGRTGLFVMVNAPALPVDARGAEQATRDWDAGAERVKAQMLERLCRHYPALKGRVRVIGQRSPVDLAAQGAPGGSIYGFLPHGKFGPFRRPRIRGNTPGLFFAGGGTHPGGGVPLVMLSGRFAAELASQHLRRDA from the coding sequence ATGAAGCGCACCCGCGTCGCGGTGGTGGGCGGCGGCATCGGTGGACTGACGGCCGCCGGGCTGCTGGCGAAGGACGGGCATGAGGTGACGCTGTTCGAGCGGGGCGCCTCGCTGGGCGGCAAGGCCCAGGCCGTCACCGTGAATGGCATCACCCTGGACACGGGGCCCACGTTGCTGACGCTGCCGCACCTGGTGCGTGGCACCTTCCAGCAACTGGGCGCCGAGGACCTGCTGCCCCGCTTCACGGAGCTGGAGCCGCAGTGCGCCTACCGCTTCGAGGACGGGTGTGACTTCACGGCCTACAAGGACGTGGAGCGGATGGCGGAGAGCGCGGCGGGTGTCCGCCCGGGTGAGCGCGACGGCATCCGCGGCTTCTACACGGAGGCCGCGGCCATCTGGCGGGCCGCGGGCGAGCCATACCTGGAGGCGCCCTTCGAGGGCATGGCGGGCTTCATGACGCGCGTGGCGAAGCGCGGCGTGGGGGCCGTCATGGCGGGGATGAAGATGGGCACGCTGCACGAGCTGGCGGCCCGGCACTTCAAGACGGACCACCTGCGGCAGTACGTGGGCCGCTTCGCCACGTACACGGGCGCGTCACCCTACGAGGCCAGCGCGGCCTTCGCGCTGATTCCCCACATCGAGCATGCCTATGGCGTGCACCACGTCCGCGGCGGCATCGGCGCGCTGGTGGAGGCGCTGGGGCAGGCCGTGCGCCGGCTGGGCGTGCGCATCCACCTGGACACGCGGGCTCGCTTCGAGCGCACGCGCGAGGGCTACCAGGTGGGCCCGGAGGAGGGCACGGAGCGCTTCGACAGCGTGGTGGTGAACGCGGACCCGCTGGAGCGGCTCGCTCGCGCGGAGGAGCCGCTGGCGCTGTCTGGCTTCGTGTTGCTGTTGGAGGTGGAGGGCCGCATGGCTCTACCGCACCACACGGTGCTCTTCGGCGGTGACTACCGGCGCGAGTTCGACGAGCTGTTCGGCGGACAGCTCGCGTCCGACCCGACGGTGTACTTCTGCAACCCCTCCGCCACCGACGAGAGCATGGTGCCTCCGGGCCGCACCGGGTTGTTCGTCATGGTGAACGCGCCCGCGCTGCCCGTGGACGCACGCGGCGCGGAGCAGGCCACCCGCGACTGGGACGCAGGCGCCGAGCGCGTGAAGGCGCAGATGCTGGAGCGCCTGTGCCGACACTATCCGGCGCTCAAGGGGCGTGTGCGTGTCATCGGCCAGCGCTCGCCGGTGGACCTGGCCGCGCAGGGCGCTCCGGGCGGCTCCATCTACGGCTTCCTGCCGCACGGGAAGTTCGGCCCCTTCCGCCGACCGCGCATCCGCGGCAACACGCCGGGCCTGTTCTTCGCGGGCGGCGGCACGCATCCAGGCGGCGGCGTGCCGCTGGTGATGTTGTCCGGTCGCTTCGCCGCGGAGCTGGCCTCGCAGCACCTCCGGAGGGACGCATGA
- a CDS encoding phytoene/squalene synthase family protein — protein sequence MSPPVDKALVERGYVLAKQVTRHHAKSFFFASYLLFGLRRKAAFALYAFCRRLDDMVDGDDAASAADALPVRLARARQRVAELYLPMPELASRELGPPADRVKGSEAATPWDAREFAALEHAVRHFRIPEQPFQDLISGMEMDLTKHRYATWAELDLYCYRVAGVVGLMLTPVLGCSDAAAVEPAADLGRAMQLTNILRDVREDWERGRVYLPAEELAAFGLSEDDLRRGQVDARWRSFMRFQVERSRAYYARAAAGVRYLTGFGSQRMVRLMGAIYGDILRDIEARDYDVFSARAHVTTRRKLALASAAMVRPAAVLPAPQGEVRMPLLPTGAGG from the coding sequence GTGAGCCCGCCTGTCGACAAGGCGCTGGTGGAGCGCGGCTATGTGCTGGCGAAGCAGGTGACGCGCCATCACGCCAAGAGCTTCTTCTTCGCCTCGTACCTGCTCTTCGGCCTGCGCCGGAAGGCGGCGTTCGCGCTCTACGCCTTCTGCCGGCGCCTGGACGACATGGTGGACGGGGACGACGCGGCGAGCGCGGCCGATGCGTTGCCGGTGCGGCTGGCGCGGGCGCGGCAGCGCGTGGCGGAGCTGTACCTGCCCATGCCGGAGCTGGCCTCGCGCGAGCTGGGGCCGCCGGCGGACCGGGTGAAGGGCAGCGAGGCCGCGACGCCGTGGGATGCGCGGGAGTTCGCCGCGCTCGAGCACGCGGTGCGCCACTTCCGGATTCCGGAGCAGCCCTTCCAGGACCTCATCTCCGGCATGGAGATGGACCTGACGAAGCACCGCTACGCCACCTGGGCGGAGCTGGACCTCTACTGCTACCGCGTGGCGGGTGTGGTGGGGCTGATGTTGACGCCGGTGCTGGGGTGCTCGGACGCGGCGGCGGTGGAGCCCGCGGCCGACCTGGGCCGGGCCATGCAGCTCACCAACATCCTCCGCGACGTGCGCGAAGATTGGGAGCGCGGCCGGGTGTACCTGCCCGCCGAGGAGCTGGCCGCCTTCGGATTGTCGGAGGACGACTTGCGGCGCGGACAGGTGGACGCGCGCTGGCGGTCCTTCATGCGCTTCCAGGTGGAGCGCTCGCGGGCGTACTACGCGCGGGCGGCGGCCGGGGTGCGCTACCTGACGGGCTTCGGCAGTCAGCGGATGGTGCGGCTGATGGGCGCCATCTACGGCGACATCCTGCGCGACATCGAAGCGCGCGACTACGACGTGTTCAGCGCCCGGGCCCACGTGACGACGCGCCGCAAGCTCGCGCTGGCTTCCGCGGCCATGGTGCGGCCCGCCGCGGTGCTGCCCGCCCCCCAGGGCGAGGTGCGCATGCCGCTGCTCCCCACCGGGGCGGGAGGGTGA